Proteins encoded in a region of the Natator depressus isolate rNatDep1 chromosome 25, rNatDep2.hap1, whole genome shotgun sequence genome:
- the CACTIN gene encoding splicing factor Cactin, whose translation MGSGSRSPAGRSRHRSRREAGGSRERRRRRRRRSRSRSGSGSSGASSDGSGRARGRETRLRRKPGSGSDSDERQRWGKKKSKSRDRHRKSQKKRRSRSRDHFSSSDSEAEREKKRGHSRERRRKRSHSRSSVSSVTSPSPSRSQSSREELGQQLSLQERLRLKEEKKKQAEMMKALETPEEKRARRLAKKEAKERKKREKMGWGEEYMGYTNTDNPFGDNNLLGTFIWSKALEKKGIGHLEEKELKERNKRIQEDNRLELQKVKQLRLEREREKAMREQELEMLQREKEAEHFKTWEEQEDNFHLHQAKLRSKIRIRDGRAKPIDLLAKYISAEDDDLAVEMHEPYTFLNGLTVSDMEDLLEDIQVYMELEQGKNVDFWRDMTIITEDEIAKLRKLEASGKGPGERREGVNASVSLDVQSVFKGKTYNQLQVIFQGIEGKIRAGGPNLDIGYWESLLQQLKAYMARARLRERHQDVLRQKLYKLKQEQGVESEPLFPILKKEPSSPSNRPDPEEGAPAHPGPSTAGASSEGGGEAEAKGEGEGEAVLMEEDLIQQSLDDYDAGRYSPRLLNSHELPCDAHVLEAEEDLQRLLLLRQQLQATGDASESAEDIFFRRAKEGMGADEAQFSVEMPLTGKAYLWADKYRPRKPRFFNRVHTGFEWNKYNQTHYDFDNPPPKIVQGYKFNIFYPDLIDKRSTPEYFLEACQDNKDFAILRFHAGPPYEDIAFKIVNREWEYSHRHGFRCQFANGIFQLWFHFKRYRYRR comes from the exons ATGGGGTCCGGGTCGCGGAGCCCCGCGGGGCGCTCGCGGCACCGGAGCCGCAGGGAGGCGGGCGGGTCCCGGGAGAGgaggcgccgccgccgccgccggtcCCGGTCccgctccggctccggctccagcGGCGCCAGCAGCGATGGAAGCGGCCGGGCTCGGGGTCGCGAGACGCGGCTGCGCAGGAAGCCGGGCTCGGG CTCTGACTCTGATGAGAGGCAGAGATggggaaagaagaaaagcaaaagcAGGGACCGGCACCGCAAAAGCCAGAAGAAACGCCGCTCTCGGTCACGGGATCACTTCTCTAGCTCAGactctgaggcagagagagagaaaaaaagaggccacagcagagagaggagaagaaagcGATCCCATTCCAGGTCTTCTGTGTCCTCCGTCACATCTCCCTCTCCTTCACGTTCCCAGAGCtccagggaggagctggggcaaCAGCTGAGCCTTCAGGAGCGACTCAGACTgaaagaggagaagaagaagCAGGCTGAGATGATGAAGGCGTTGGAAACGCCAGAGGAGAAGAGGGCTAGGCGGCTGGCGAAGAAGGAAGCCAAGGAGAGGAAAAAGCGTGAGaagatgggctggggggaggaataCATGGGCTACACCAACACTGATAACCCCTTCGGGGACAACAATCTGCTAGGCACCTTCATCTGGAGCAAG GCCCTGGAGAAGAAAGGGATCGGTCACCTGGAGGAGAAAGAACTGAAGGAGAGAAACAAACGAATCCAGGAAGACAACCGCCTGGAGCTGCAGAAG GTGAAGCAGCTGCGCTTGGAACGGGAGCGAGAAAAGGCGATGCGCGAGCAGGAGCTGGAGATGCTGCAGCGGGAGAAGGAGGCGGAGCACTTCAAAACCTGGGAGGAGCAAGAGGACAACTTCCACCTCCACCAGGCTAAGCTGCG ATCAAAAATCCGGATCCGGGATGGCCGTGCCAAACCCATCGACTTGCTGGCCAAGTACATCAGTGCAGAGGATGATGACCTGGCGGTGGAAATGCATGAGCCATACACGTTCCTGAATGGCCTGACGGTCTCCGACATGGAGGATCTGCTGGAGGATATCCAG GTTTATATGGAACTGGAGCAGGGCAAGAATGTGGATTTCTGGAGGGACATGACCATTATCACTGAGGATGAGATAGCCAAACTCCGTAAACTAGAGGCTTCTGGGAAAGGCCCAG GAGAGCGCCGAGAAGGAGTCAATGCCTCCGTTAGCTTGGACGTGCAGTCAGTGTTCAAGGGGAAGACGTACAACCAGCTGCAAGTGATCTTCCAAGGGATCGAGGGCAAGATCCGAGCAGGGGGGCCCAACCTGGACATCGGTTACTGGGAGAGTCTGCTGCAGCAACTTAAAGCGTATATGGCCCGGGCCAG GCTTCGGGAGCGGCACCAGGACGTGCTGCGCCAGAAGCTATACAAGCTGAAGCAGGAGCAGGGAGTGGAGAGCGAGCCTCTTTTCCCCATCCTGAAGAAGGAGCCGTCTTCTCCCAGCAACAG GCCGGACCCAGAGGAGGGCGCTCCAGCGCACCCTGGCCCCTCCACAGCGGGAGCCTCCTCGGAGGGGGGTGGAGAGGCAGAGGCCAAGGgcgagggggaaggggaagcagtgCTGATGGAGGAGGACCTGATTCAGCAGAGCCTGGATGACTACGACGCCGGGAGGtacagccccaggctgctgaACTCCCACGAGCTGCCCTGCGACGCCCATGTGCTAGAGGCTGAGGAGGATCTCCAGCGGCTGCTGCTCTTGAGACAACAGCTCCAGGCCACAG GAGATGCTAGCGAGAGCGCCGAGGACATTTTCTTCCGCAGGGCCAAGGAGGGCATGGGTGCCGACGAGGCCCAGTTCAGTGTGGAGATGCCCCTGACGGGCAAGGCCTACCTATGGGCCGACAAGTACCGGCCCCGGAAGCCCCGCTTCTTCAACCGGGTCCACACAGGCTTTGAGTGGAACAAGTACAACCAGACGCACTACGACTTCGACAACCCGCCACCCAAGATCGTGCAGGGCTACAAGTTCAACATCTTCTACCCCGACCTGATTGACAAGCGCTCCACGCCTGAGTACTTCCTGGAGGCCTGCCAGGACAACAAGGACTTCGCCATCCTGCGCTTCCACGCTGGCCCGCCCTACGAAGACATCGCCTTCAAGATTGTCAACCGCGAGTGGGAGTACTCGCACCGCCACGGCTTCCGCTGCCAGTTCGCCAATGGCATCTTCCAGCTCTGGTTCCACTTCAAGCGGTACCGTTACCGCAGGTGA